The window CAATCTGCTTTGACCATAGTTGTATCTAGTGTGTGAGCTCTGCTTCCATTGTGAACCttgttaagatggtctgcttacaagacttccaagaaacaaCGCCACTCCATAAGTGAATACATATCCACTTGTGGtctttatctcatcagcatccGAAATGCAGTTTGAATCACTATGCCCTTCAAATACGATTGGGTACCTAGTGTAGTGAATTTCATAACTCGCAGTGCCTTTCAGATAACACATTACTatctctagagctttccaatgaTCATCTCCCAGTGTTGAAACAAATAGTCTCAGTTTGCTAACAACAAAAGAGATGCCAGGTCTCGTAGCGCTATCTAAATACATAagcaagccaataatctgagaatactTCAATTGATCTCTAGAAAATCTTTGATGCTTTTGAAGCAACACGCtagcatcatatggtgttggagagggcttaCCGTCACTATAGCCAAcgcgactcaagatcttttccacatagtgagattgaagcaatgtaatccTACCATCACCATCTCTCAATAGATTGATGTCAGAATAACATCAGCTACTCCTAAACCCTTCATCTCAAAACAATGAGATGGAAAATCCTTGACCTCCGTCACAACATTCAAATTTGTCTCGAAAATCAATATGGCATCAACATGCAAGCAACGGATAACTCCCTCACCCCCACCGTGGCGACAGTACACACATTTCTCATCTTTGTTTATAACAAAGCCTGCATCagttaaagttctttcaaacttctcatgccacttaATAGGTGCTTGCTTAAGCCCATAGAAAGACTTTAACAATTTGCACACCTTTCTTTTCTAACCGTCCACTACAAACCCATCTAGATGTTCTATGTAAATTTTCTCATCCAACACcccatttaggaaagcagtcttaacatccatttgaggAACGAAAAGACCATGTGAGTGAAAGTAGTATTCGAATAGTGGTCAAtcgagccacaggtgagtaagtatcaaagaagtcttcacctttcTTTTGTGCCTTATACTCCCCAATAGTATCACCGGGCCTATTGAGCATATGACATTTTGTTGTTTGTGATGCATCCAATGTTTTTTGGTTGTGATACATCCACAAAAAATGCTATTGATTCAAATGGAGGAGCCCGGACAGGGGCGAACGTTTGGTACACAGGGTTGGATGACCGTTTGCCGTATCCGTGACCACAAAAGTTTGATATGTATGTTTTGATGTACACCGTTCGAGATGCCCTAAATATGCTAGCAAAGGTGAAAATTTTGGCGTCCATCCAAATAGCTGTCCGATGTGTACGTGATTTTTTTGCTGGGCGCTCCAAAGGCACGGATAGATCTTAAAATCAGCGAAGATGGAATGCTGATTTTAAAATCAACTTTTGGCTGTATACTTATTCTAAAAGAAATAGTACATTATTTTACCAACTAAATCACCCCTAAGAAATTGTGTGCAAATTAGAAAAAAGTCCTCCAGTCAAATTAATGTATTTTTAGCAACGTTTTTTTTCTTATCGCTAACGGACACCTTTTTTTTAGGTGAACTGACGGACACCTGAGGGGCTGACGAGTCGTGGACTTTGGCCCAGCCCAAAGCAGCTCGGCGGCGCTCTAGGGTTTGCTCGAttggctcggcggcggcggcggcggcggctggcgatTCATGATGGCATCTGTAGAGGAGttggaggatgaggaggaggaggtggagggctTAGAGCCTTTATTGTATGACCGGGCAAAGTGGGTGGCCTGGGCggtggaggagaaggagaggtcccggcgggaggaagaggagaaggagaggTCATGGACTCCATCATCCAGCACGACCCCAAGGCTGGGCGCAAGGTCTACACCCGGTTTTTCCTCAGAGACTTCTCCGTCTTTGACATCGACGAGGAGTGTAAGTGGCCTCTCCATCTCTAAAGCTGTAGTAATTTTTTCTGATTGACGTCTCTCACCTGTAGAATCCTCTGACATGCCATGTTCATTATTGATGCATATATAGCAGTAAACAGCAAATCTCAGTCCGTTTACTAGATTGGATTCAGTTTCAATTAACAACAGGAACTCACTGATTTGGCTAAAACTGAAATTAACTTTGTACAGATGGTGAGATGATAGTTTTCTCTTGAAGTTAACAGCGAATCTCAATTCATATACATAGATTTGATTCATATGTTTATCACTTAACAACAGGAATCACTGATTTCGCTAAAATTGAAATTAACTTGGTTCGAATGGTGAGATGATAGCTTTCTCTTGAAGTTAACTCGTAAGTCAAATAAGAATATTAGATGGCTTAACTCAGCGGGATGTAAATGGGAAGAACACAAACTGGGACTGTTTGTTGTGATGAAATAATTTGATATTTTTCTCATTCATTGCAGCGTCTGTCCCTCCAATGCGATACTCTGATAGTGTCTACCAAGATGAATTTGGGCTAGAAGACTCTGCAAACATCCTCTCCGTCAGCATAGTCTCCTCAGATGTAGGCTTCCCAGTCGATGTCTATGGCCGCGTCATCGCCAGAGACAGCATTGACTACAAGTGCATTTATCTCTTTCACCGCATTAGGGATGATTGCCAACATCTCAACGAGGTACATCCTTTGCTTCTAAGTTCATTCCAATCGCGTTTCGTTTTATCAGGTGATGCATTTAATATCAACTGTTAATTGGCATCTAAATGGAGTCATCTTAGTGCTGGTGGTTGTCGATCCAGACAGTCATCTGCATATAAATGGAGTAGCTTTTATGGCATGCTTCCAATCTTCATTTTGAGCAGTGTTTGGATGAGCATACTCTAACCTCTCGTGCAATTCTTTTCATAGGATGGAATGCTGATTTTAACTGGCCCATATCGAGGTCTAGTGCTGGTTGATTTCATCTATCTAGAGATAGATCTTAAAATAAGGGAAGAAGGAGTTCCAGACAGGCCATTTAGCAAGGGTCTAATAAGCATTGATGGCCGAGTACTGTCTAGAGAGAAAGATGTCATGGTTAGAAGCGAAACCCTTGAGAGCTGGCTCAGCACTACAGAAGTGAGATTCACAACTGTCCTGAACGCAGTCGAATGCACCTTTGAAATCAAGCTCATTGAGGGGCTTTTTAAAGGAAATATAACAGTTGGCATCGCGGATAAAGCTCGCAAGCTGGACAATGAACAAACGATTGTGATTCATGATAGCACAGCAGATGGCGTGGTTACAAGTGATGAAAGTGGAGTTATCAAACTCCGGCGAAGTGTCATTACTATCTGTCTGGAAAGAAATGTGATGTTTCGCATAAATAATGAGGCTGCTGGTGTTTGTGCTGAACGAACCTTTGATTTAAGTCCACGCCGCACTGGTGCAGATGAATTGGAAATTACGTGTGGTGCTGGGAAGTTCGGATTCAGGGTCGTCTGGTCCTTGATGGACTTTAGGCTGTAATCTTGTGCCTTTATAAACCAAGTTGAACTAAGTTATATTGCGAGTCAGTGATGTAATGGATCAAGTAGATGTTGTGGACTGAGTTATATCGTGGTGTAATGATGCAGTGAACTAAGTTAATCGTGGTGTAATGATGCAGTGAACTAAGTTAATCGTGATGTAATGGTGTGGTGCACTAAGTTATATTATTGTTATTAGGTAACTTGATGGATTATAAGTAATGATGTAGCGAACTAAATTATAATGTATTATGGTGGCGTGTTATACCGAATTTGTTGGTTTAGTTTTTTGGCATAATCAAAGCAGATTAGCGCACTTGGCATTTTGTTAGACATGTATTAGGCGGAAAGATGAACATTTGTCACTGTTAAGGGACTTTTCTACCATATTTATACCGTGGTTTGTATTCATTGCTCATGGTCACTTCTGTGTTATCTAAATATCCTGATAATTTAAATATTTGCAAGATGGCTTTGCATTGCATTTGGTTGCTGTTATTCTGAACTAACTTCTGAAGCACAACCTGGGTTCAACGAGGAAGGCAGGAGGCACCTGCGTGTTCTCAGTTCTGAACCACATGTTTGTCCTTCTCGACAAGTGGTTTCATTTTAGATACATGTTGCCTGTTCAAGCCAATACAAAAACTTGCTGGTACATTGGATCTTTACAAAAGAAACGATATTCAAGGCACCATGCCGCCAGAGGTACTTTTTCTACCCATGTTCTTTTTTATAAACTGTGTCTGGTtctgggcttctggcaatgcCTCTACATATATGCATATCTGGATATGCTAATTTACGACATCTATGATAATTTTTCTGCTAAATCAAGTATATTACCTAGTGCATATGTTTATTTTTTCCCACTAAATCAAGTATATTACCTAGTGCCTTTCCTGTCACATGTGAATGTCATTAGCCCAAAGACAAACAGCTCATGATTTTTACAGTATATGATTATGCTATTAAGTTATGCATGAGTGTAATTTCTTGTTCTAAATATTGTAGTGCATGAAGTTGGTGGTAATGAGAAGTGCACTGTAAAATGTTGGAATTGCTGACTTGGCTACCTGGATTTACCACGATGAGAGGATTAAAGGTGAGTATGCTAATATTTGCCACTTCAAGTTCAAACTGAACTTCTGAATGGTTGCCATCTCTACCTCTAAAAAAAGTTGGTTGTAACACTCTTGATGATTTGGCCTAAATGTCTATTTTGAATGTGAGCTCCAAGAGGCATGCTTCTCCTGACCATAATTTAAGAAAGAGCATGATCAGCACTTGATTGATTTTCTGTGATTCATTATTTAAACAGCACAA is drawn from Aegilops tauschii subsp. strangulata cultivar AL8/78 chromosome 1, Aet v6.0, whole genome shotgun sequence and contains these coding sequences:
- the LOC109742020 gene encoding uncharacterized protein; its protein translation is MDSIIQHDPKAGRKVYTRFFLRDFSVFDIDEESSVPPMRYSDSVYQDEFGLEDSANILSVSIVSSDVGFPVDVYGRVIARDSIDYKCIYLFHRIRDDCQHLNEDGMLILTGPYRGLVLVDFIYLEIDLKIREEGVPDRPFSKGLISIDGRVLSREKDVMVRSETLESWLSTTEVRFTTVLNAVECTFEIKLIEGLFKGNITVGIADKARKLDNEQTIVIHDSTADGVVTSDESGVIKLRRSVITICLERNVMFRINNEAAGVCAERTFDLSPRRTGADELEITCGAGKFGFRVVWSLMDFRL